Genomic window (Arthrobacter sp. StoSoilA2):
TCGTCTTCGAGGTCGCGACGGTAGTCGTCTGCCACCATGCGCCACCAGATGTACAGCGCGAATCCTGCGAAGACCACCCACTCAACGGAATAGAAGAGGTTTAGCCAGTTGATCTGTTGGGCGGGCGGCTGTGCTGGGATGTTGAGTGCCTTCACCGCTTCGTCCGCGGCGACGGGAACACCGCCAACTGCTTCGGACGTCGCGGCAATGAAACCCTGGTAGCTGGAGACGTCCCAGATGTTGATAAGTTCGGCAACTGCCACTGCGGACGCCCGGCCTGGACCGGCGTCGACGTTTGGCACCGGCGCCTCAGAGGGCAGCAGGCGGCCGGTCAGCGTGATGGTGCCCGACGGCGGCGGACCGGCCTGGGCGGCATCGGCCACCCAACCCCGGGCTACTGGAATCCAGGTGTTGGGCGAGGCTGCCACACCGCTCAGTTTGGGAGCATTGTCCACCGCGAAAGCCGAGACAATCCAGAATCCCTTCTGGCCGTTGTACAGGCGGCCCTCAACCAGGACCTGCTTGGCAGGATCGTAAGATCCGGTGGCGCTGACCATCTGGTCCGAAGCAGAACCGGGGAAAAACTGCCCCGGCTGCAGGACGTCCACCAAGGGCTTGACATCTTCAATGCTGGACGAAACGGGAGCTTCGTGTTGGGTGGACCTGCTGAGCTGCCACTGGCTGAGCAGCACAAACACCGCGGACAGGAGAAGCGCAAAGACGAGTCCTGCGATCCAGCGGGGTTTCAGCGCGGTTTTCAACACCCCTTAACCGTACTTCGTCCGGCTGTAGAACAACGAAACGAACGGTAGGGACCTTAGCCCTGGAACTGGTCCGTGGGCGCCTGTTCTCAATGGTCGAAGAACACCAGGCTGGAGTTGATGAGTTCGGAAATAACCTCGGTATCGTGTGCCCGGCGCAGGGACTCCCGGAATGACTCTTTGGAGAGCGAACGCGCCAAAGTAGCCAGGACTTCCAAATGATCCGAGAAGGAACTGGCCGGCGTGGCAATGAGGAGGATCAGCGTGGCCGGGCCATCGGCAGCACCAAAATCCAGGGCATGGCCGAACTTTGTGACGCCTACGGCGATGGAGATCCGGTCTACGAATTCACTCCGCGCATGTGGCAGTCCAATGCCACCGGGAAGCCCGGTAGCCAGTTGGTGTTCCCTGGAATGGACCTGCTCCAGGAAGCCCTGGAGGTTGGAGATCCGGCCAGCCGCGTGAAGCCGTTCCGCGAGTTGAGCCGCTGCGTCGATTTTGTCCTCGGCAACAAGTTCCAGGATGACGGTGTCCGGCGTAGTCAGTTCCGCGTCATACCGGTCAAGTGGTTCAGCCAAGTTGTGTTCCCTCCAGTGTGGCCTCCCGGCCGCAGGTCCTGTGTTGCTCAGCGAAGGGGAACGATGTCATCGACTCCCATGCGCGCGGCGTCAGCTGATTCGTCGTCGGGTTGTTGCTGGCTAAGCCGTTCAGCTTCCACCCGGGCCAGATAGTGCTTGATTTCGCTTTCCCGCTGTGTGTCGCTCCAGCCAAGGATTTCTCCCATCAGCTTAGCCACTAAAGGCACTGCTGACACACCCCGGTCCCACGCTTCGATCGAGATCCGGGTGCGGCGCGTCAAAACGTCGTGAACATGACGGGCACCCTCATGGGTGGTGGCGTAGACAACCTCCGCGGCAAGGTAATCGTCGGCCCCGGGAAGCGGTTCCCGCAGTTCGGGTTGGGCGGCGATGAGATCCAGCACTTCCGAGGCCATGGACCCATAGCGGTTGAGCAGGTGTTCCACGCGCGCAACGTGGACGCCGGCCTCTTCCGCGGAGCGGGCGCGGCGGTTCCAAGCGGCTTTGAACCCCTCGGCACCGAGCAACGGGATCGTTTCCGTGCAGCTGGAGGGAACGCGTTCATCCATGGCGCGTGTGGCCTCATCAACAGCATCTTTGGCCATGACACGGTAGGTGGT
Coding sequences:
- a CDS encoding SURF1 family protein; the protein is MLKTALKPRWIAGLVFALLLSAVFVLLSQWQLSRSTQHEAPVSSSIEDVKPLVDVLQPGQFFPGSASDQMVSATGSYDPAKQVLVEGRLYNGQKGFWIVSAFAVDNAPKLSGVAASPNTWIPVARGWVADAAQAGPPPSGTITLTGRLLPSEAPVPNVDAGPGRASAVAVAELINIWDVSSYQGFIAATSEAVGGVPVAADEAVKALNIPAQPPAQQINWLNLFYSVEWVVFAGFALYIWWRMVADDYRRDLEDDEFDAHDDGFDDGFDDGFDDDRDHPNEPSSPEPQNPGPEQKVQ
- a CDS encoding PTS sugar transporter subunit IIA, giving the protein MAEPLDRYDAELTTPDTVILELVAEDKIDAAAQLAERLHAAGRISNLQGFLEQVHSREHQLATGLPGGIGLPHARSEFVDRISIAVGVTKFGHALDFGAADGPATLILLIATPASSFSDHLEVLATLARSLSKESFRESLRRAHDTEVISELINSSLVFFDH